The Leguminivora glycinivorella isolate SPB_JAAS2020 chromosome 25, LegGlyc_1.1, whole genome shotgun sequence nucleotide sequence TCAAATATCTATAACTTGTTTACAAACTTACCGTAGTCGCATTCACTCGCACGGTTGTTGTGGCACCGAAACGAGGATTTCCGCGCGACTAATATCTACCGCTTATGTAGCATTAATCATCAATTACTAGAATAGATTTATGAGTATGCCATCTAAGCTACTACCTGCCGATATTGTATGTCTCGCTGACCAGTAAAAAAAgctatattttcttttttcagCACCGTTGTCGACCCCAAGCCTCATCAAATGATGACGTGCCCATACAATAAGGCACATCAGGTTGAGCATTATAGAATGCACATTCACTTACAAAAGTGCCGCAAGCAATATCCGAAAATGCCGAAAGTCTCCTGCCCGCTTGACGCTACACATGTAGTTAATGATGCTGAGTTAGATGTAAGTATTGCTTATGGCACTGGTCCACCccaagctagtaagctatgagctgtggctatgagctatcggctataacgTTGTCCGCAACCAGTATGCTGTCCCGCACACCTCGCTGGCTCTGCAAAAAACCAGTGCGGTTGACACGCCTGTTGTGTCAGCTGCaatgctgagtggagaccatttcggcctctcatttctatttctactgttttgttttaagtctttgtatttctatttctgATATTTTGTAGTGATGTATTGGCtgaataaatgaattctattctattatataaaaacgaacaaaagataagcactcccatgcaaataaaagagcggcgattttgatagctcaccgctaaTGAATACTTGTTGTTCCATTGGGAGTATCTTGAAGTTAATATTGGCTAGGATATAATGCAGACAATTTCATTCCATATAACCATACCACCATGTTGATCAGTCAAAGTTTTAGTATTTTAGTTATTATCTCATATTAGAAAAGCTtacatattttgtattattgtattttgtGTACCCTACACAGTTGTtattagagttgtgcctgctcgttcactgaaaagatcgctcccaactagtacgatctccgaagtgtactagttcattcttttaggacatttaggacagtagtacaccaagagagcgagagacaaattgtgcatatggcgtacagtaacgctcgctcgtactagccgagagctgatcggccgttttcacGCGCTCTCGGaccgagtcagtcggttttaGTTCGGTTGCGATCGGATCACACAAATcactttgctgtcattgtcactcctcggctcttcgctcctttcgctctcattctgttgcgcgtgtgtgagtgtactaaatgttcTAGAGAGCAgaatttgggagtagttcggtctagtacagtgcagggaatcatGTCTTTTGTACtgttagtacatgtactacacaagcctagttGTTATAAACATGAAACTGTTTCTTTGTAGTCAAAAGTTCAATGAGAGTCAGACTCCATCTTAAAACGTAATTATTATAACATCCACAGTTCCACGTCTCAACATGCCCGAAGCGTTTCCtgttcgacactcaaaagtatTTAGTTGAAGACGAGGTGGTGCCACGAGAACTGCCGCCTGTACCCGTGGTGCAGACTGATGAGAACTGGGAGGAGGTAAGCATTAAATACTACTACTGCACAGAAAAGaagaatcccggtaagggcatttattagtgtgatgagcacagatatttgttcctgagtcatggatgttttgtatgtatattgtatattataagtatttatattatatatatattgtagtctgagtacccacagcacaggcctatttgtgtaagaatgtataacagttatttatttattttcttattattatttattaatcagacCAGCAGTTATAACAACTGATAGTTGCCTGTATccaacaattaaataaataaataaataaatattggggacaccttacacagatcaacttagccccaaactaagcaaagcttgtactatgggtgctaagcgacgatatacatacttaaatagataaatacatacttatatacatagaaaacatccatgactcaggaacaaatatcagtgctcatcacacaaataaatgcccttaccgggattcgaacccaggaccgcggcttagcaggcagggtcactaccgactgagccagaccggtcgtcagaacAAAATTCTTTCTTAAGATGTGTTCTTTAAATTTGTTAAGTAGTTATCTAGTCGGTTCTTAAACTGGTTAACATTCAGTGCTGAGATCACGTCTTCTGGTAATTTGTTCCATGTTTTGACCACTCTGTTGCTGAGAAAATGTTTGCGAGGGTTGTTTTTAGACAGTTCAGATATTAGTTTGTACTGGTGGCCTCGCAGACGGGTGTTAATATTGCGCTTGTACAGGTCTTGAAACTGGTCTATGTCATAGTGCCCCGTTAAAATCTTGAACGTTTTATTCCTACAAAACCCTTGAAAACATCCAGACCCCAAGTAAGGACGTACACTTTCACAACTAAGAACCTGCCTGGGCACTcatgaactttgctcagatacTGGATGACCGGTATGGGGATATAGGTATATGCACTTGGAGATGTATGTCAAACCACTTGTTTTTCTAGTTATTAATAATGTTTGTCTTatattgcccgtgtggtgatgggttaagaatttcaccaccccctttcttcccgtgggtgtcgtagaaggcgactgtgggatatgggttaaattgtggcgtaggcgagaggctggcaacctgtcactgcaatgtcacagtttcgttttctttcaaccccttatttgccaagagtggcactgaaacctgagtagtttcatgtgctctgcctaccccttcatgggacacaggcgtgattgtatgtatgtatgtatgtatgtaataatgtttatcaagtctgtttttgaaactgttcACTGAAGGAGCACTTACCACAGtttacattacaaatttgtctaatactttttttaaattccagGAGGCGAGCACATCCTACGTGCCAGATGTGTCTCGAAAAGGGCCTCACATCATCACTAAGATCAAAGGCGCTACGCCTTCCGAGCGCCGCCAGGCGAGAATGGAAGGCGTCAAGAATTATCGCCCCATGCCTTCCGCCTCCGAGTAAAAAACctaatacctctgccacacactcgacgagcgccgtgggaagtaggcagaggcgTAGTGGggccgcgctactcgtcatgcccaccgctccctattttgtcggtttttttgGAGCAAGTCAAAAGGCCGGTAACAACCTAATGCGATACtcgcgcgagtagggcagtgtgtAGCCACAGAGGGCAAcatcgcggcagcgcgaggagcaACGCGAGGGGCATAGTGAGGCAGAGGTATAACATGTGTTTTAAGTATTATCactagccgggtccacactgaCCACACGACTCGCGCGCAAAACGTGCtcatcatagaggaataagtatgggaagagttgtaactctatacatcagtaaatgcaagttatttgtagtgacatctagcgtcaactagcgtaaattatcagtaccactactcgacactaggtgtcaacagtgtctcgtctacCAAAAGTGTAATAtgaaaacagtttacaacttatattacaagcacaaagaattgaaaacagagtactgattaattaTACTACTTATTAGCTAAAAAATTCTTGAgaattagactttttgttcgtcgccacatctattgacaagtagcagtactgacaatttacgctagttgacgcgtgaccACTACAAACAACTTGAGTTACAACTctattcctctatggtttagAATTAG carries:
- the LOC125239288 gene encoding gametocyte-specific factor 1-like — protein: MYSTVVDPKPHQMMTCPYNKAHQVEHYRMHIHLQKCRKQYPKMPKVSCPLDATHVVNDAELDFHVSTCPKRFLFDTQKYLVEDEVVPRELPPVPVVQTDENWEEEASTSYVPDVSRKGPHIITKIKGATPSERRQARMEGVKNYRPMPSASE